In Persephonella sp., a single genomic region encodes these proteins:
- a CDS encoding amino acid--tRNA ligase-related protein: TPEITHRVLGFLRKHIAEKLDLIPEGKWEFVWIVDFPLLEWDEEENRLVALHHPFTSPKEEDIDRLDEAINNKQIALSFKSRAYDLVLNGEEIAGGSIRIHRPDVQKKIFELIGISDEEAEERFGFLVNALKYGAPPHGGLAFGLDRLVALMTGSDSIREVIAFPKTQKGICPLTQAPDYVREEQLEELGIEVELPKEEA, from the coding sequence ATACTCCAGAAATAACCCACAGGGTTTTAGGTTTTCTGAGAAAACATATAGCAGAGAAGTTAGATCTGATACCAGAAGGAAAATGGGAATTTGTATGGATAGTTGATTTTCCACTTTTAGAGTGGGATGAAGAAGAAAACAGGCTTGTTGCACTTCACCACCCATTTACATCTCCAAAGGAAGAAGATATAGACAGACTTGATGAAGCGATAAATAACAAACAGATAGCACTTTCTTTTAAATCCCGTGCTTACGATCTTGTTCTGAACGGTGAAGAGATAGCAGGGGGATCTATCCGTATACACAGACCTGATGTTCAGAAAAAGATATTTGAGCTGATCGGTATATCAGATGAAGAGGCTGAAGAAAGGTTTGGATTTTTAGTTAATGCCCTGAAGTATGGAGCTCCTCCACATGGAGGTTTGGCATTCGGTCTTGACAGACTTGTTGCTCTTATGACAGGGTCTGACAGCATAAGAGAAGTGATAGCATTTCCGAAAACCCAGAAGGGTATATGTCCCCTCACCCAAGCTCCAGACTATGTAAGAGAAGAACAGCTTGAAGAGCTGGGCATAGAAGTTGAACTACCCAAAGAAGAAGCCTAA